From a single Planctellipticum variicoloris genomic region:
- a CDS encoding Minf_1886 family protein: protein MRLKYAPQAYLFISEALRVAQDELGRIGSGESDDDSAHISGPELLDGVRILGLKQFGMMAPVVFRSWGVTSTDDFGRIVFELIERGDMRKTERDQLADFCGVYDFEDAFQRNYQLDVSKAFKS, encoded by the coding sequence ATGCGACTGAAGTACGCCCCGCAGGCGTACCTGTTTATTTCAGAGGCGCTGCGCGTGGCTCAGGATGAACTGGGGCGGATCGGCTCGGGCGAGTCTGACGATGACTCTGCTCACATCTCCGGTCCCGAATTGCTCGACGGCGTCCGGATTCTCGGTCTCAAGCAGTTCGGCATGATGGCTCCGGTCGTGTTTCGCTCCTGGGGCGTGACCAGCACCGACGACTTCGGACGGATCGTGTTCGAACTCATCGAACGCGGCGACATGCGCAAAACCGAACGCGATCAGCTCGCGGACTTCTGCGGCGTCTATGACTTCGAGGACGCCTTCCAGCGCAACTATCAGCTCGACGTCTCCAAGGCCTTCAAGTCGTGA
- the guaA gene encoding glutamine-hydrolyzing GMP synthase, whose protein sequence is MTNPSAPGNQYRGFVDPTQEELVLVLDFGGQTAQLIARRVRDQNVFCQLVRHDLSCDRIRELNPKGLILSGGPASVYGKQAPKVDPAIFELGIPILGICYGLHLICEAEGGSVLPGTTREFGRTVCRVTEAGQLFDGLPPETTVWMSHGDQVEDLAANFVSLARTDTCPNAAVKHLRKPIYGLQFHPEVTHSEHGGQLLANFVKNVCGCRGTWKISSLIEREVQTIRERVGNRRVICGLSGGVDSSVTAAILYKAIGTQLSCIFVDNGMLRKGESDRVRDRFQNHFRTDLHVVDARKQFLDELAGVSEPQQKRKIIGRVFIDVFRKEAESIENAHFLAQGTLYPDVIESGANGDGPAATIKAHHNVGGLPEQLGFELIEPLRDLFKDEVRRMGLELGLPEELIWRHPFPGPGLAVRCLGAVSESRLDTLREADAIVLEELRKSGLYRDVQQAFAVLLPVQSVGVMGDGRTYEDVVAVRAVQTDDFMTADWYHIPYDVIGRMSTRIINEVRGVNRVVYDVSSKPPSTIEWE, encoded by the coding sequence GTGACGAACCCGTCCGCCCCCGGCAATCAGTACCGCGGCTTTGTCGATCCCACTCAGGAAGAGCTGGTGCTCGTCCTGGACTTTGGCGGCCAGACGGCCCAGCTCATTGCCCGCCGAGTCCGCGACCAGAACGTCTTCTGCCAGCTCGTCCGGCACGATCTGTCCTGCGACAGAATTCGCGAGCTCAATCCGAAGGGACTGATCCTGTCGGGTGGGCCGGCCAGCGTTTACGGCAAGCAGGCGCCGAAGGTCGATCCTGCCATCTTCGAACTCGGAATTCCGATTCTCGGCATCTGCTACGGCCTGCACCTCATCTGCGAAGCCGAAGGGGGCTCGGTGCTGCCTGGCACGACGCGGGAATTCGGTCGGACGGTCTGCCGCGTCACGGAAGCCGGGCAGCTCTTCGACGGACTCCCTCCCGAGACGACGGTCTGGATGAGTCACGGGGATCAGGTTGAAGACCTGGCGGCGAACTTCGTTTCGCTGGCCCGCACCGATACTTGTCCGAATGCAGCCGTGAAGCACCTCCGCAAGCCGATCTACGGGCTGCAGTTCCACCCGGAAGTCACTCACTCCGAACATGGCGGCCAGCTCCTGGCCAACTTCGTCAAGAACGTCTGCGGCTGTCGAGGCACCTGGAAGATCAGCTCGCTGATCGAACGGGAAGTCCAGACGATCCGCGAGCGCGTCGGCAACCGCCGCGTCATCTGCGGCCTGTCGGGGGGCGTCGATTCATCCGTGACCGCGGCGATTCTCTACAAGGCCATCGGCACGCAGCTCTCGTGTATCTTCGTCGACAACGGCATGCTCCGCAAAGGGGAGTCGGACCGGGTCCGCGACCGCTTCCAGAACCATTTCCGCACCGATCTGCACGTCGTCGACGCCCGCAAGCAGTTCCTCGATGAGCTGGCGGGGGTGAGCGAACCGCAGCAGAAACGGAAAATCATCGGCCGGGTCTTCATTGACGTCTTCCGCAAAGAGGCCGAGTCGATCGAGAATGCGCATTTCCTGGCGCAGGGGACGCTCTACCCGGACGTCATCGAATCCGGGGCCAATGGCGACGGCCCGGCGGCGACGATCAAGGCCCACCACAACGTGGGGGGGCTGCCCGAGCAACTGGGCTTCGAGCTGATTGAGCCGCTCCGCGATCTGTTCAAGGACGAAGTCCGCCGGATGGGGCTCGAACTGGGGCTGCCGGAAGAGCTGATCTGGCGGCATCCGTTCCCGGGGCCGGGCCTCGCCGTGCGATGCCTGGGAGCTGTCAGCGAAAGCCGGCTCGACACGCTTCGCGAGGCCGATGCGATCGTACTCGAAGAGCTGCGTAAGAGCGGGCTCTACCGGGACGTGCAGCAGGCCTTCGCCGTGCTGCTGCCAGTGCAGTCGGTCGGCGTGATGGGGGACGGCCGGACCTACGAAGACGTGGTCGCCGTGCGGGCCGTCCAGACCGACGACTTCATGACCGCCGACTGGTACCACATTCCGTACGACGTGATCGGCCGGATGTCGACGCGGATTATCAACGAAGTCCGCGGCGTTAACCGGGTGGTCTACGACGTCAGCTCGAAGCCGCCAAGCACGATCGAGTGGGAGTGA